The Brachyhypopomus gauderio isolate BG-103 chromosome 12, BGAUD_0.2, whole genome shotgun sequence genome window below encodes:
- the ccl44 gene encoding chemokine (C-C motif) ligand 44 yields MLLQAVSVLSVTVVLLGSLEGKGVMQRDVQCCMRYSQDKVRTKDILRFEVQTEGPDCSIPAIILYTKKAVKCADPRDRKVKRLLRKLVQRQRAKAHRTMWLQPHGNLPVMSKIQ; encoded by the exons ATGTTGCTGCAGGCCGTCTCCGTGCTGTCGGTCACCGTCGTCCTCCTCGGGTCTCTGGAAG GGAAGGGGGTGATGCAGCGAGATGTGCAGTGCTGCATGCGGTACTCCCAGGACAAAGTCCGCACCAAAGACATCCTCAGGTTCGAGGTGCAGACGGAGGGGCCCGACTGCAGCATACCAGCCATCAT ATTGTACACTAAGAAGGCAGTGAAGTGTGCAGACCCCAGGGACAGGAAAGTGAAGAGGTTACTACGGAAACTGGTCCAGAGGCAGAGAGCCAAAGCCCACAGGACCATGTGGCTCCAGCCGCACGGGAACCTGCCCGTCATGTCTAAG ATCCAGTAA
- the pole4 gene encoding DNA polymerase epsilon subunit 4, protein MAAAVAGTGPSTESEMNRSETEEEPRSNETEEDGSEQSGPTPPHHSRLSKLPLSRIRALMKADPDVSLAGQDSVFIIARATELFVEMIAKDALVYAQQGKRKTLQRKDLDNAIEAVDEFAFLEGTLD, encoded by the exons ATGGCGGCCGCCGTGGCTGGGACGGGACCTTCTACGGAATCTGAAATGAACCGCAGTGAAACTGAAGAGGAACCACGGAGCAATGAGACTGAAGAGGACGGCTCTGAACAGAGCGGGCCCACTCCGCCTCATCACAGTCGGCTCTCCAAACTGCCGCTGTCGCGCATCAGAGCTCTGATGAAGGCCGACCCGGACGTGAGTCTGGCGGGTCAGGACTCGGTGTTCATCATCGCTAGAGCCACG GAGTTATTTGTGGAAATGATAGCCAAGGACGCCCTTGTTTATGCACAGCAAGGGAAACGGAAAACGTTACAGAGGAAAGATCTGG ATAACGCCATTGAGGCTGTTGACGAGTTCGCCTTTCTTGAGG GTACCTTGGACTAA